The following proteins come from a genomic window of Terribacillus aidingensis:
- a CDS encoding GDSL-type esterase/lipase family protein has protein sequence MQKRKIYLVIASFLLVIVIGAMIVLAASEQKTTVTNSPAEVVPPETDSSGNPDEDAAASEEEADSSSDIKDAFQRLLKDTLGLFIKEDLHITAVGDSLTQGVGDETEKGGYVGILQQTFEQTDDRVKIDNFGKRGNRTDQLLKRLDDPIISASIENADVVLITIGANDIMKVTKDHFTDLDYEDYSAAMPAYEERMNDVFNKIDTLNPDAEVYLIGFYNPFEENFPELQDQLGTIINEYNAIGKQVAEEKDQHYIETADLFENKTADLLSEDYFHPNEVGYGKVAERVLESIKPVIQEDDE, from the coding sequence TTGCAAAAAAGAAAAATCTACTTGGTTATCGCATCATTTCTGCTTGTTATCGTCATCGGCGCAATGATTGTCCTTGCTGCATCCGAACAAAAAACAACAGTCACCAATTCCCCTGCAGAGGTTGTTCCACCTGAAACTGATTCCTCCGGAAATCCTGATGAAGACGCTGCTGCATCGGAAGAAGAAGCGGATAGTTCTTCTGATATAAAAGATGCTTTCCAGCGATTGCTTAAGGATACACTAGGCCTCTTCATCAAGGAAGATTTGCATATTACGGCTGTTGGTGATAGTTTGACTCAAGGAGTCGGTGATGAGACCGAGAAAGGCGGCTATGTCGGTATTCTTCAGCAAACCTTTGAACAGACAGATGATCGTGTGAAGATTGATAACTTCGGTAAACGCGGAAATCGAACAGATCAGCTGCTGAAAAGACTGGATGATCCTATCATTTCAGCTTCCATCGAGAATGCTGATGTTGTCCTGATTACAATCGGTGCCAATGACATTATGAAAGTGACAAAGGATCACTTCACCGACTTGGATTATGAGGACTATAGTGCTGCCATGCCAGCCTATGAGGAACGAATGAATGATGTTTTCAATAAAATTGATACGTTGAATCCAGATGCAGAGGTATATTTGATCGGCTTTTATAACCCATTCGAGGAGAACTTCCCAGAACTACAAGACCAGCTCGGAACAATCATTAATGAGTACAATGCCATAGGCAAGCAGGTCGCAGAAGAGAAAGACCAGCATTATATCGAAACCGCTGATTTATTCGAAAATAAAACAGCTGATTTATTATCTGAAGACTACTTCCACCCGAATGAAGTCGGGTATGGAAAAGTTGCAGAAAGGGTATTGGAAAGCATCAAGCCCGTAATACAGGAAGACGATGAATAG
- a CDS encoding YpmS family protein, with product MENRKNESQPPKQRDWKKYFKILAIANGIVLLLLLLLIFLPAFSPAPEPPKEAQFDSSDSSEFTISSTKANVNELINAYIDKELNDNSDNYAVVLGDDAVELSGGITAFGVRIPLQMTLEPQVQDNGDLLLVQRDISLGSLSLPNDKVLKYIDRYYKMPEWVTINPDEESIYVAVTQMELENNFHVEVEQFDLPNDNLSFKLYIPNDTFGL from the coding sequence GTGGAAAACAGGAAGAACGAATCTCAGCCACCGAAGCAGCGTGACTGGAAAAAATACTTTAAAATATTAGCTATTGCGAATGGTATCGTCCTGCTGCTTCTATTGCTGCTCATTTTCCTTCCGGCATTCAGTCCGGCACCGGAGCCTCCGAAGGAAGCACAATTTGACAGCTCTGACTCCTCGGAGTTCACAATCAGCTCAACGAAAGCAAATGTTAATGAACTGATAAACGCATATATTGATAAAGAGCTTAATGATAATTCCGATAATTATGCTGTCGTTCTAGGTGATGATGCTGTAGAGCTAAGCGGAGGTATTACGGCATTCGGCGTGCGGATTCCGCTGCAGATGACACTCGAGCCGCAGGTACAGGATAACGGAGATCTATTGCTTGTACAGCGTGATATCTCCCTCGGCAGTCTTTCCCTGCCGAATGATAAAGTTCTCAAATATATAGATAGATATTATAAAATGCCGGAGTGGGTAACTATCAACCCGGATGAAGAATCCATTTATGTTGCTGTTACCCAAATGGAATTAGAGAACAATTTCCATGTGGAAGTAGAGCAATTCGATTTACCGAATGATAATCTTAGCTTTAAACTGTATATCCCGAATGATACATTCGGCTTGTAA
- a CDS encoding response regulator transcription factor yields the protein MIKVLFVDDHEMVRIGVSAYLSTQADIEVIGEADNGEEAVGLALDLRPDIILMDLVMDRMDGIEATRQIIAAWPEAKVIVVTSFLDDDKVYPALEAGAASYLLKTSKASEIAKAIRSTYNGTSVFEPEVTNKVMARMRKPQAPVLHDTLTAREQEVLLLIAKGRSNQEIASELFIALKTVKVHVSNILSKLEVQDRTQAAIYVHENGLLP from the coding sequence ATGATCAAGGTGCTTTTTGTAGACGATCATGAAATGGTCCGAATCGGAGTTTCAGCCTATTTATCCACCCAAGCTGATATCGAGGTGATAGGTGAAGCAGATAATGGAGAGGAAGCGGTGGGGCTTGCACTTGATTTGCGTCCGGATATCATCTTAATGGATCTTGTAATGGACCGTATGGATGGAATTGAGGCGACCAGACAAATCATAGCTGCTTGGCCAGAAGCCAAAGTAATCGTCGTCACAAGCTTCCTGGATGATGATAAAGTATATCCAGCCCTGGAAGCAGGAGCTGCCAGCTATTTGCTGAAAACATCCAAAGCTTCTGAAATAGCGAAGGCAATCAGATCTACATATAATGGCACGTCAGTCTTCGAGCCTGAAGTGACGAATAAAGTGATGGCACGCATGCGAAAGCCCCAAGCTCCCGTTTTACACGATACATTGACAGCGAGAGAGCAGGAGGTGCTGCTTTTGATAGCGAAGGGCAGATCGAATCAAGAGATTGCCTCTGAGCTGTTCATTGCTTTAAAGACAGTCAAAGTGCATGTCAGTAATATTCTAAGTAAGCTCGAAGTGCAGGACCGGACACAAGCTGCAATTTATGTCCATGAGAATGGGCTTCTTCCGTAA
- a CDS encoding sensor histidine kinase, whose protein sequence is MSNIVKRHVGFGMLYSVLLLVGLTVLYIIDFPLDDWKDIWTMHESTLPFLVAAPLFVLFSGAILGLFSGLYWRKRWHQAAREMESIREGQQPLKKRSFSLTELQQTWAELERLQTYMNEQAKLAQKLTNERVIDREEEVQRIVSEERNRLARELHDSVSQELFAASMLISALTESEGEETALFKALKQLEAMVQQSQLEMRALLLHLRPAALKGKTLQEGMELLLEDLRAKVPLSIDWELDTFPVEIGIEDQLFRIVQESVSNTLRHAKAESLSIKLLQRDSFIILLVADDGIGFEIGTEQPGAYGLQNMKERAAEIGAHLRVVSVPKQGTRLEVRVPMLDREEEEA, encoded by the coding sequence ATGAGTAATATCGTGAAACGCCATGTTGGCTTCGGTATGCTGTACAGTGTGCTATTGCTGGTAGGATTAACTGTTCTGTATATTATCGATTTTCCTTTGGATGATTGGAAAGATATCTGGACGATGCATGAAAGCACCCTGCCATTTTTAGTTGCAGCACCGCTCTTTGTCCTTTTTTCTGGAGCAATTCTTGGATTGTTCTCCGGGCTGTATTGGCGCAAGCGCTGGCATCAGGCGGCGAGGGAAATGGAAAGCATCCGGGAAGGCCAGCAGCCGTTGAAGAAACGCAGCTTCAGCTTAACCGAGCTGCAGCAGACATGGGCTGAACTCGAACGTCTTCAGACTTATATGAATGAACAGGCTAAGCTTGCCCAAAAGCTGACAAATGAGCGTGTGATCGATCGTGAGGAAGAGGTCCAGCGTATTGTATCAGAGGAGCGGAATCGCCTGGCAAGGGAGTTGCATGATTCAGTCAGTCAAGAGCTGTTTGCAGCATCTATGCTGATTTCTGCTTTGACGGAATCCGAGGGAGAAGAGACAGCTCTGTTTAAAGCATTGAAGCAGCTGGAGGCAATGGTGCAGCAATCACAGCTGGAGATGCGGGCACTGCTTCTGCATCTAAGACCGGCTGCACTGAAAGGGAAAACGCTGCAGGAAGGAATGGAGCTGCTCCTGGAAGATTTGCGGGCAAAGGTACCCCTATCGATCGACTGGGAACTGGACACATTTCCTGTAGAGATAGGTATCGAGGATCAGCTGTTCCGAATCGTGCAGGAGTCGGTATCCAACACGCTGCGTCATGCGAAAGCGGAAAGCTTGTCAATCAAACTGCTGCAGCGCGACAGCTTTATTATCCTGCTTGTTGCAGATGATGGTATCGGTTTTGAAATAGGTACCGAACAGCCGGGTGCATACGGTTTACAAAATATGAAGGAGCGGGCAGCGGAAATCGGCGCTCATCTGCGTGTGGTAAGTGTGCCGAAGCAAGGCACACGCTTGGAGGTACGCGTTCCGATGCTTGACAGAGAGGAAGAAGAAGCATGA
- the liaF gene encoding cell wall-active antibiotics response protein LiaF encodes MKPNDMIRWLLITAAVVFVAELLISGTGVLIGIGIGIFFIYLGKRRLSNGKRPVMFWIGIVIVAFSLLQSFAFYLVLTAGIIYYFSKIHDSAANKPQTYQPSFDQAASEEQVFEQKSLFQNSWFGAQSAGSGVYEWQDTNIQSFIGDTIIDLNYTVLPKEEAVLMVRKVLGNVRIIVPYDIEVDVHHSVVYGSVTIFDHREQNCWSKVIHLRTKGYQQSSQRIKIVTSVVAGKLEVVRV; translated from the coding sequence TTGAAGCCTAACGATATGATCCGCTGGCTGCTGATCACAGCAGCTGTCGTTTTTGTGGCTGAATTATTGATATCAGGCACAGGTGTCCTGATAGGGATCGGAATCGGGATATTCTTCATTTATCTTGGAAAACGGAGGCTTTCCAATGGTAAAAGACCAGTCATGTTTTGGATAGGGATAGTCATTGTTGCCTTCAGTTTATTGCAATCATTTGCTTTTTATCTTGTTCTGACAGCAGGCATTATCTATTACTTTTCGAAAATCCATGACAGTGCGGCAAATAAACCGCAAACCTATCAGCCTTCCTTTGACCAGGCTGCGTCAGAGGAGCAAGTATTCGAACAGAAATCTCTATTCCAAAACAGCTGGTTTGGTGCGCAGTCGGCAGGCAGTGGCGTTTATGAGTGGCAGGATACGAATATCCAATCGTTCATAGGTGATACAATCATTGATTTGAATTATACTGTGCTGCCAAAAGAAGAAGCCGTCCTGATGGTGCGAAAAGTGCTCGGTAATGTACGAATCATTGTGCCATATGATATAGAAGTCGATGTCCATCATTCAGTTGTGTATGGCTCAGTCACAATTTTCGACCACAGGGAACAGAACTGCTGGAGCAAAGTGATCCATTTGCGTACGAAAGGCTATCAGCAATCCTCTCAGCGCATCAAAATCGTTACGAGTGTAGTAGCCGGTAAGCTGGAGGTGGTGCGCGTATGA
- a CDS encoding PspA/IM30 family protein — protein sequence MENILTRIKQAVAADFHEILDKKEEKNPTVQLSQYIRQCEQQAKKIRELIEKQYQLKHDFTKEYHAAQAMADKRERQAKLAAEQGEAELAEQAQNEREQYQERADKIKAMMDKASSDLQELEKKYVQMKHKLKDLYVKKMEFAERENVAKAHRSMNEILKHKPEFEFATNKFNDLEGYIDRLERKVDADYRKMTLDAKLAELEKKSS from the coding sequence ATGGAAAACATTTTAACTCGTATCAAACAGGCGGTAGCAGCAGATTTTCACGAAATCTTGGATAAGAAGGAAGAAAAGAATCCAACGGTTCAACTCAGTCAATATATTCGTCAATGCGAGCAGCAAGCGAAAAAGATTCGTGAATTGATCGAAAAGCAATACCAGCTCAAGCATGATTTCACGAAGGAATATCATGCAGCGCAGGCAATGGCGGATAAACGTGAGAGACAGGCGAAGCTTGCTGCCGAGCAAGGGGAAGCAGAACTTGCTGAACAAGCGCAAAACGAACGTGAGCAATATCAGGAACGCGCAGACAAGATTAAAGCAATGATGGATAAAGCGAGTTCTGATCTGCAAGAGCTTGAGAAGAAGTACGTGCAGATGAAGCATAAACTAAAAGACCTTTATGTAAAGAAAATGGAGTTCGCGGAGCGTGAGAATGTCGCAAAAGCACATCGAAGCATGAATGAAATATTGAAACATAAACCTGAATTCGAATTTGCTACAAACAAATTCAATGATTTGGAAGGCTATATTGACCGTTTGGAACGGAAAGTGGACGCAGATTATAGGAAAATGACATTGGATGCCAAGCTTGCAGAGCTTGAGAAGAAATCTAGTTAA
- a CDS encoding flagellar basal body rod protein yields MKKVLLIIGAVIAAAVLLTNLGSLLVLAISVAIGYYGLRRFILTDSVGAKIGWGVVIGIGVCISLSNLPALIGLVALAALYYMYRAWKKEKEAEKFDYTL; encoded by the coding sequence ATGAAGAAGGTGTTATTGATCATCGGTGCGGTTATTGCTGCGGCAGTGCTCTTGACTAATCTGGGCTCGCTGCTTGTGCTGGCTATCAGTGTAGCAATTGGCTATTACGGGTTGAGGAGGTTCATCCTGACAGATAGTGTCGGTGCCAAGATTGGCTGGGGTGTAGTGATTGGAATTGGTGTATGTATTTCACTTTCCAATTTGCCGGCGTTGATCGGATTGGTTGCTCTTGCAGCTTTGTATTACATGTACCGGGCTTGGAAGAAGGAAAAGGAAGCTGAGAAGTTCGATTATACTCTGTAA
- a CDS encoding DUF6320 domain-containing protein has product MAYCPKCGVSVEKDQIPCPLCFTYIPKIVSDEELLDTNGFPTYYSLYENLVNFFIRVVYRVLCVLMILGFLIPTLIDVILNKELTWSLYSNLSIVICWSFLYVAFGYVKGTRDKIIVLLITICAGLVGFDVINGYTGWSVETAFPLLGISLLLLVINIAIFKRNRSWFRQSGYIIFSILILLIGIEFIVGRYADTENIVFHSVDELLPSTLLGSILLLISYRMPKKWVEKLKRKFHI; this is encoded by the coding sequence ATGGCTTACTGTCCTAAATGCGGGGTGAGTGTTGAAAAGGATCAAATTCCTTGTCCGCTATGCTTTACATACATACCGAAAATAGTAAGCGATGAAGAATTGCTGGATACGAACGGGTTTCCAACATATTATAGTTTATATGAAAACCTGGTGAATTTTTTCATACGTGTTGTGTATCGTGTTCTATGTGTTCTGATGATCCTGGGATTCCTTATTCCTACACTTATAGATGTCATATTGAATAAAGAGTTGACATGGTCTTTATACAGCAACTTATCTATTGTTATATGCTGGAGTTTTCTATATGTTGCCTTTGGTTATGTGAAAGGAACTAGAGATAAAATTATCGTCTTACTCATAACAATATGCGCTGGTTTAGTAGGTTTTGACGTAATCAATGGATATACAGGATGGTCAGTCGAAACAGCATTCCCACTCCTGGGTATTTCTCTGTTACTGCTGGTAATAAATATAGCTATTTTTAAAAGGAATAGAAGCTGGTTTCGCCAAAGCGGCTATATCATTTTCTCTATTCTTATACTCCTCATTGGAATTGAGTTTATAGTAGGCAGGTATGCAGATACAGAAAACATAGTTTTTCATTCTGTGGATGAGCTTCTTCCGTCTACTTTATTAGGTTCTATTTTGCTCCTGATTTCATATAGAATGCCTAAAAAGTGGGTAGAGAAGTTGAAGCGGAAGTTTCATATTTGA
- a CDS encoding alcohol acetyltransferase, whose amino-acid sequence METDWYKLDSAGKLYASTVSSRVSTVFRLSVSMYKSVNAAFLQEALEETLEEISSFKVIVKRGVFWYYFEKTATIPTVSEEHFYPCSNLFFRGRNTFPYRVLYYNKKISLELSHMLTDGTGGIEFLKLLVRNYLKKEGVDLPCIRERLNGFNFDNAFFQHYEKLVPNWQDTLDRAYKLPLRLDKRGVYHVTTGKLEIQELKKIAKQYQTSITTYLLALYAEILIDIQSQNSKTRRPITINVPVNLRNFFKTNTLKNFFVSVPVTVDPRLGTYSFEDIIETISIELKRYLNDKQLKTLIARGVRGERNFLLRALPLFVKDWISPMVHARFGENLYTSSISNLGVISLDTELEKHVERFEFYPPPSIGNKIKAGVISYKDDMYITFGNLSNDRLVERMFFRKLVKEGVQIKIETNRSAY is encoded by the coding sequence ATGGAAACAGATTGGTACAAACTAGATAGTGCTGGTAAGCTTTATGCTTCTACTGTTTCTTCCAGGGTATCCACTGTCTTTCGTCTTTCTGTAAGTATGTACAAATCTGTCAATGCTGCATTTCTTCAAGAAGCTTTAGAGGAAACATTAGAAGAGATATCTTCCTTCAAGGTTATCGTAAAAAGAGGCGTATTTTGGTACTACTTCGAAAAAACAGCCACTATCCCTACTGTATCTGAAGAGCATTTTTATCCTTGTTCCAATTTATTTTTCAGAGGTCGTAACACATTTCCTTACAGAGTGCTTTACTATAATAAAAAAATTTCTCTAGAGCTGTCCCATATGCTGACCGACGGTACTGGAGGAATAGAATTTTTAAAGCTGTTGGTAAGAAACTATTTGAAAAAAGAAGGCGTTGACCTGCCTTGTATACGGGAAAGGCTTAATGGATTTAATTTTGATAACGCCTTTTTTCAGCATTACGAAAAGCTGGTTCCAAACTGGCAGGACACACTGGATAGAGCTTATAAGCTGCCATTAAGATTGGACAAAAGAGGCGTGTATCACGTTACGACTGGTAAGCTGGAGATTCAGGAATTGAAGAAGATAGCAAAGCAATACCAAACAAGTATCACAACTTATTTGCTAGCGTTATATGCTGAAATATTGATTGATATTCAATCGCAAAATTCGAAAACAAGAAGGCCTATTACAATAAATGTCCCCGTTAATTTACGTAATTTCTTTAAAACGAATACATTGAAGAATTTCTTTGTAAGTGTTCCGGTAACGGTAGATCCTCGTCTTGGTACATATAGTTTCGAGGATATCATTGAAACGATTAGTATAGAGCTAAAACGATATCTAAATGATAAACAGTTAAAAACATTAATTGCGCGCGGAGTGAGGGGAGAACGTAATTTTTTGCTACGGGCGCTGCCTTTGTTTGTAAAAGATTGGATCTCTCCAATGGTGCACGCCAGGTTTGGCGAAAACTTATACACAAGCTCGATCTCCAATCTAGGAGTAATATCACTTGATACAGAATTAGAAAAACATGTGGAGCGCTTTGAATTTTATCCTCCGCCAAGTATCGGCAACAAGATAAAAGCTGGAGTAATAAGCTACAAGGATGATATGTATATTACTTTTGGTAATTTGTCAAATGACCGACTGGTAGAAAGAATGTTTTTTAGGAAATTAGTTAAAGAAGGCGTACAAATAAAAATCGAAACCAACAGGAGTGCATATTAA
- a CDS encoding HXXEE domain-containing protein, with translation MEILLFLIAVTLHNIEEAIFLPAWSKTSKYQKTVEPKVFHFAVTVITLLACSIGTLYLLWPSNVYFQYLQIGLIGAMLLNVIVPHAVAMIAERKYAPGIVTGLILIFPFGGLAMYHILQVTEIAILEVVFSAMGTGILLLGIILILFVIGKRFFHEELRSK, from the coding sequence ATGGAAATCCTGCTTTTCCTTATCGCAGTTACATTACATAATATAGAGGAAGCTATCTTTTTGCCTGCTTGGTCTAAGACAAGCAAGTATCAAAAGACAGTGGAGCCAAAGGTATTCCATTTTGCGGTAACTGTCATAACATTACTTGCATGTTCCATTGGTACATTGTATCTGCTCTGGCCATCTAATGTATATTTTCAGTACCTTCAAATCGGTTTGATTGGCGCTATGCTTCTAAATGTTATCGTGCCCCATGCTGTTGCAATGATTGCAGAGAGGAAATACGCCCCAGGCATTGTCACAGGTCTTATCTTGATTTTTCCGTTTGGAGGTTTAGCAATGTATCATATCCTTCAGGTTACGGAGATTGCCATTTTGGAAGTTGTCTTTTCTGCTATGGGTACCGGTATTTTACTATTAGGTATAATACTTATATTATTTGTTATCGGAAAACGTTTCTTCCACGAAGAGCTCCGTTCAAAATAA
- a CDS encoding cytochrome P450, translated as MSMPKEEGLDHSLAFLKEGYEFILHRRKSFQSNVFETTLLGKKAICLGGKEGAALFYDPDKFIRAGAAPNRLVKTLFGEGGVQTLDGEQHRNRKGMFMSIMSKAQLQQLDKLLESEWEKASEQWEKIDQITLYKESQKILMKAACDWAGVPLDDEEKRTEQMRHLFESPAAVGPAHWKGRTSRSDAENWIAGLVEQVRNGNLHATKEGALRVFSEHRDSDGKLLPKKIVAVEVLNILRPIVAISIYIAFAALALHQFPGERERLKKGDGSIRRFVQETRRFYPFFPATMAKVKQDFEWEGYQFKEGTMTLLDLYGNNHDPHLWEQPDLFNPDRFLDWKESPFDFIPQGGGDFDMGHRCAGEWVTIQVMEVSIDFLTNRLQYNVPKQDYSYSHSAMPSMPKSQMILADIRKLNN; from the coding sequence ATGTCCATGCCGAAGGAAGAAGGATTAGATCATAGTCTAGCTTTTTTAAAAGAAGGCTATGAATTCATCCTGCATAGGAGAAAAAGCTTTCAGTCAAATGTGTTTGAGACTACATTGCTCGGAAAAAAGGCTATTTGTCTTGGTGGAAAAGAAGGTGCAGCGCTCTTTTATGACCCAGATAAGTTCATTCGTGCTGGAGCTGCTCCGAATCGGCTTGTTAAAACACTATTTGGCGAAGGCGGTGTTCAGACGCTGGATGGGGAACAGCATCGTAATCGCAAGGGGATGTTCATGTCCATCATGTCTAAGGCTCAGCTGCAGCAGCTCGATAAATTGTTGGAATCGGAATGGGAGAAGGCTAGCGAGCAGTGGGAAAAAATCGATCAGATAACGTTATATAAAGAATCACAGAAAATCCTGATGAAGGCCGCATGTGATTGGGCAGGGGTGCCGCTGGATGATGAGGAAAAAAGGACAGAGCAAATGCGACACCTATTCGAATCGCCAGCAGCCGTAGGACCCGCCCACTGGAAAGGACGAACCTCCCGTTCTGATGCGGAGAACTGGATTGCCGGACTTGTCGAGCAGGTAAGGAATGGGAATCTGCATGCGACTAAGGAAGGTGCACTCCGCGTTTTTTCCGAGCATCGGGATAGTGATGGAAAGCTGCTTCCTAAAAAGATAGTTGCTGTAGAAGTGCTGAACATACTGCGGCCGATAGTCGCCATCAGTATTTATATTGCATTTGCTGCACTTGCCCTGCATCAGTTTCCAGGAGAAAGAGAACGGCTGAAAAAGGGGGATGGCAGTATCCGCAGGTTCGTACAAGAAACCCGCCGCTTCTATCCATTCTTCCCCGCAACCATGGCAAAAGTGAAACAGGATTTCGAATGGGAGGGCTATCAATTCAAGGAAGGTACCATGACCTTGCTGGATTTGTATGGTAACAATCATGATCCGCATTTATGGGAACAGCCGGATCTATTCAATCCAGACCGATTCCTCGATTGGAAGGAAAGCCCATTTGACTTTATCCCGCAGGGCGGCGGGGACTTTGACATGGGACATCGCTGTGCTGGAGAATGGGTCACGATACAGGTGATGGAAGTTAGCATTGACTTTCTTACAAATCGCCTGCAATATAATGTACCAAAGCAGGATTATAGCTATAGTCATTCTGCCATGCCGAGTATGCCGAAGAGTCAAATGATACTAGCTGATATTCGGAAGTTAAACAACTGA